Proteins from a genomic interval of Papaver somniferum cultivar HN1 chromosome 4, ASM357369v1, whole genome shotgun sequence:
- the LOC113276417 gene encoding probable alpha,alpha-trehalose-phosphate synthase [UDP-forming] 9 — translation MFSRSCANFIDLVAENLDDIPPTPKTLPRVMTAPGIINELDGDGSADGDSDVHLNGNRPRKIIVANALPLHAQVDAKNGGWCFSVDQDSLLVQMKDGFSPDTEVIYVGSLKVEIPTNEQDEVAQKLMKDFNCMPTFLPLDLQKKFYHGFCKQQLWPLFHYSLPLSPDHGDRFERSLWNAYVKANNIFADKVMEVINSDDDYVWIHDYHLMILPTFLRRRLYRAKLGFFLHSPFPSSEIYRSLPVRDEILRSLLNSDLIGFHTFDYARHFLACCSRMLGIDYECKRGYIGLEYFGRTVNIKILPVGVHMGRLQSVLNLPSASTKVRQIQEQFKGKKLIVGVDDMDIFKGISLKFLAVEQLLQRNSDLRGKVVLVQIVNPARSTGKDVREAKRETYSTAKRINDTYGFPGYDPVVLIDHGVPLYEKIAYYAVSECCIVNAVRDGMNLVPYKYVVCRQGTPELDEAMGMKEGSPRTSMLVVSEFIGCSPSLSGAIRVNPWDIDAVADALNVAVTIPDAEKQMRHEKHYKYVSSHDVAYWARSFVQDLERACRDHYSKRCWGIGFGLGFKVVSLSPNFRKLSIDLVSSAYKRTNRRAIFLDYDGTIVPQASMIKSPSPEVISVLNNLCSDPKNTVFIVSGREKSSLSEWFSPCDMLGLAAEHGYFIRWNKSSEWVSSTLLADVDWKRMAEPVMQLYTERTDGSFIESKESALVWNHQDADPDFGTCQAKELLDHLENVLANEPVEVKRGQHIVEVKPQGVSKGLVVEKLFSSMVSNGNPPDYIMCIGDDRSDEDMFESIMSASCSPLLPAVPEIFACTVGQKPSKAKYFLDDNVDVVKMLDGLATASSCQRPRNNGSNIQFSFETIS, via the exons atgttttcaagatCTTGCGCTAACTTTATAGACTTGGTTGCTGAAAACCTAGACGATATACCTCCGACTCCTAAAACCCTTCCCAGAGTGATGACAGCTCCAGGAATTATAAATGAATTGGATGGCGATGGCAGCGCTGATGGGGATTCAGATGTTCATCTGAATGGGAATCGGCCTCGAAAAATTATAGTGGCAAATGCTCTACCGCTGCATGCCCAAGTAGATGCCAAAAATGGTGGATGGTGCTTCAGTGTAGACCAGGATTCACTTCTGGTACAAATGAAAGATGGGTTTTCACCAGACACAGAGGTTATTTATGTTGGCTCCCTGAAGGTTGAGATACCCACGAATGAACAAGATGAAGTTGCTCAAAAGCTGATGAAGGATTTTAATTGTATGCCAACATTTTTACCTCTTGACCTTCAGAAGAAATTTTATCATGGGTTCTGTAAGCAGCAGTTATGGCCTCTTTTCCATTATTCTTTACCTCTTTCTCCAGATCATGGCGATCGTTTTGAGCGGTCGCTTTGGAATGCATATGTCAAAGCAAATAACATATTTGCTGATAAGGTCATGGAAGTTATAAATTCGGACGATGACTATGTCTGGATTCATGATTATCACCTAATGATTCTTCCCACTTTCTTGAGGAGACGGTTATACCGTGCCAAGCTTGGGTTCTTCCTTCACAGCCCATTCCCCTCGTCAGAAATCTATAGAAGCCTGCCAGTTAGAGATGAAATTCTAAGGTCTTTACTTAATTCCGATCTAATTGGTTTTCATACGTTTGACTATGCGCGGCACTTCCTTGCTTGCTGCAGTAGGATGCTTGGGATCGATTATGAATGTAAGCGAGGGTATATTGGACTTGAGTACTTTGGTCGCACAGTAAACATCAAAATTTTGCCTGTAGGTGTCCATATGGGTCGCCTTCAATCTGTATTGAATCTACCTTCTGCATCCACGAAAGTCAGACAGATTCAAGAACAGTTCAAGGGGAAAAAATTGATTGTGGGAGTCGATGACATGGACATATTTAAAGGCATTAGTCTGAAGTTTCTAGCTGTGGAGCAGCTTTTGCAGCGGAATTCTGATTTACGAGGAAAAGTAGTTCTGGTCCAAATTGTAAACCCCGCGAGGAGTACAGGAAAAGATGTCCGAGAAGCAAAGAGAGAAACCTATTCAACTGCCAAAAGAATCAATGACACTTATGGGTTTCCAGGCTATGATCCCGTGGTTCTGATTGATCATGGTGTGCCTCTATATGAAAAGATAGCGTATTATGCTGTGTCTGAATGTTGCATAGTAAATGCTGTGAGGGATGGGATGAACTTAGTCCCATACAAATATGTTGTGTGTAGACAGGGAACTCCTGAGTTGGATGAAGCTATGGGTATGAAGGAAGGTTCACCTCGTACAAGCATGCTTGTCGTTTCTGAGTTCATAGGCTGCTCGCCATCTCTAAGTGGGGCAATCAGGGTTAACCCATGGGACATTGATGCTGTTGCTGATGCTTTGAATGTGGCAGTTACTATTCCTGATGCTGAGAAGCAAATGCGGCATGAGAAGCATTATAAGTACGTTAGCTCACACGATGTGGCTTACTGGGCCCGCAGCTTTGTGCAGGACTTGGAGAGAGCTTGCCGAGATCACTACAGTAAAAGGTGTTGGGGCatcggttttggtttaggttTTAAAGTTGTTTCTCTGTCACCAAATTTTAGGAAGTTATCCATCGACTTGGTTTCTTCAGCTTACAAGAGAACTAATAGAAGGGCAATATTTCTGGATTATGATGGTACCATTGTCCCCCAAGCTTCGATGATTAAATCTCCCAGCCCTGAAGTTATCTCTGTTCTAAACAACCTTTGCAGTGACCCGAAGAATACCGTCTTTATTGTTAGCGGCAGAGAAAAGAGTTCTCTAAGTGAATGGTTTTCCCCATGTGATATGCTGGGACTAGCAGCTGAGCATGGATACTTTATAAG ATGGAATAAGAGTTCAGAGTGGGTATCTAGTACATTGCTTGCCGACGTTGATTGGAAAAGGATGGCAGAGCCTGTGATGCAATTGTATACAGAGAGGACAGATGGGTCCTTTATAGAATCCAAAGAAAGTGCCCTAGTCTGGAACCATCAAGATGCAGACCCTGATTTTGGTACCTGCCAGGCCAAGGAGCTGCTCGATCATTTAGAAAATGTTCTGGCAAATGAACCAGTAGAAGTCAAGAGGGGTCAGCATATTGTTGAAGTTAAACCACAG GGAGTAAGTAAAGGTTTGGTTGTAGAAAAGCTTTTCTCAAGCATGGTCAGTAATGGGAATCCACCAGATTACATCATGTGCATTGGAGATGACAGATCTGATGAAGATATGTTCGAGAGTATAATGAGTGCATCCTGCAGTCCACTTCTACCAGCGGTTCCAGAAATTTTTGCATGCACAGTGGGACAAAAGCCAAGCAAGGCTAAATATTTTCTGGATGATAATGTCGATGTTGTGAAAATGCTTGATGGACTTGCCACTGCCTCTTCATGTCAAAGGCCTAGAAATAATGGTTCTAATATT